From Candidatus Nomurabacteria bacterium, one genomic window encodes:
- the infB gene encoding translation initiation factor IF-2 has protein sequence MAKKSKQAAPNVVKRPPVVVVMGHIDHGKSTLLDTIRKSNIVDGEAGGITQHLSAYVVPHKTKDGAEETITFLDTPGHEAFQKMRLRGADVADVAILMVSAEDGVKPQTLEALESIKAADIPYVVAINKIDKPGADIQRTKNTLIEHEIYIEGMGGDVPWAPISAKQGTGIEDLLDLVVLSADLAELTGDTNAAATGKIIEGKMDPKRGNTATLIVTNGTLKSGQFVVSGETYSPVRIMEDFQGKSVKEAGLSAPIRIVGFTDIPEVGSEFTVVNSKKEAEVAIAAHHENKTNKEQSTTKKRNNLPVVPLLIKADVLGTLDAIEHELDKFESDRITVKVIDKGVGDVSVNDVQNVSATEDAIIVGFSVKVERPAQDLAERLGVEIDTFDIIYELSEWLETALKNRTPKKEEKIETGTVKILKHFSMQKHIHVMGGRVDEGTIKLGQSVKILRRDIEIGTGVIKNLQQAKSDVQQVEEGEFGMQLETKAEIAPGDYLKPYDTVIT, from the coding sequence ATGGCTAAAAAATCAAAACAAGCAGCTCCAAATGTAGTAAAGCGACCACCAGTCGTGGTGGTTATGGGTCATATTGACCACGGCAAGTCGACCTTGCTCGATACTATCCGCAAGAGCAACATCGTCGATGGCGAAGCTGGCGGTATCACCCAGCATCTTTCAGCGTATGTAGTACCGCACAAGACCAAGGACGGTGCTGAGGAGACCATTACCTTCCTTGACACACCTGGCCACGAAGCATTCCAGAAAATGCGCCTACGTGGGGCTGACGTGGCAGACGTAGCAATTCTCATGGTCTCTGCCGAAGATGGTGTAAAGCCACAGACCCTCGAAGCACTTGAATCGATCAAAGCTGCCGACATCCCATACGTTGTCGCGATCAACAAGATCGATAAGCCGGGCGCCGATATCCAGCGCACCAAAAACACTCTTATCGAACACGAGATCTATATCGAAGGCATGGGTGGCGATGTTCCTTGGGCACCGATCTCAGCCAAGCAAGGGACAGGCATTGAAGACCTCCTTGATCTCGTAGTCTTGTCAGCCGACCTCGCCGAACTAACCGGCGACACCAACGCAGCAGCCACCGGAAAGATCATTGAAGGCAAGATGGATCCAAAACGCGGTAACACCGCCACTCTCATTGTGACCAACGGCACACTCAAGAGCGGTCAGTTTGTTGTCTCTGGTGAGACCTATTCTCCAGTGCGTATCATGGAAGATTTTCAAGGCAAGAGCGTGAAGGAGGCTGGGCTCTCTGCACCAATTCGTATTGTTGGCTTTACCGATATTCCTGAAGTAGGATCAGAATTTACCGTGGTAAATAGTAAGAAAGAAGCAGAAGTAGCAATTGCTGCCCACCACGAAAACAAAACAAATAAAGAGCAATCGACCACCAAGAAGCGCAACAATCTACCTGTCGTTCCTCTTCTCATTAAAGCTGACGTGCTTGGCACACTCGACGCAATTGAGCACGAGCTCGATAAATTCGAGTCAGATCGTATTACTGTAAAAGTGATCGACAAGGGGGTTGGTGACGTGAGCGTAAATGACGTACAGAACGTTAGTGCAACTGAAGACGCGATCATTGTTGGCTTCAGTGTGAAAGTTGAGCGACCAGCACAAGACCTGGCAGAACGACTCGGTGTAGAGATCGATACCTTCGACATCATCTACGAACTCTCTGAATGGCTTGAAACAGCCCTTAAGAACCGCACCCCGAAGAAAGAGGAGAAGATCGAGACTGGAACCGTAAAGATCCTTAAGCACTTCAGCATGCAGAAACATATTCATGTCATGGGCGGCCGTGTTGATGAGGGAACGATCAAACTCGGCCAATCAGTGAAGATCCTCCGTCGCGATATAGAGATCGGTACTGGCGTGATCAAAAACCTTCAACAAGCAAAGTCTGACGTCCAGCAGGTGGAAGAAGGCGAGTTCGGTATGCAACTTGAGACCAAAGCCGAGATCGCTCCAGGCGATTACCTTAAGCCATACGACACCGTCATTACTTAA